CTGCTTCTGATTCACTTCTGCGAGCGGTACTGCCTCTGGCACTATCGACTCCACTTTGGTGAGTCCATGAATCCGTCCGACTTCTTCGATGTAATCAGCCTCAATCGCAAGATCAGTCCGCTCCCACGGTGCGGTCGCCACGAGCACCCCAGCTTCCTTTTCTTCTACCGCAGCCCCTGTGCGCGCAATGATATTCTTCACCTCGTCTGCCGAAAGTGTAAGTCCAAGCAATGCATTCACCTTCTCTACCCGCACCTCAGTCGAGACCGGTTCGTACTTTTCAAGATACTCATCCACCACCCCCTCACAAGCACCACCGGCAATATCAGTAATAAGCTTGATGATCTCAGCCTGCGCGTACATTGGCAGCTCGCGTGCTGGCTCATTTTCAAAACGCTTTGAGGCATCTGTGAGGATGCCGAGACGGCGGGCGGTTTTGCGGATAGTCGTTGGGTTGAAGTGTGCTGCTTCCAGGATAATATTCTTCGAGTCCGCGGTCAGTTCCGCAAACCGCCCGCCTTTGATACCAGCGAGCCCCACCGGTGTATCAGTCGATCCGTCAACGATCAAAAGTTCGTCTCCACGCAACTCGACGATACGATCCTCAGATGATCCACTTTCGCCTAAAAGACTCACCGACTCACCTTCTTTGGCGAAGCGCACATCAAACTGCCACTCGCCGTCTTGCTTCGGGAACTTATCCGCATCATACGCGTGCATTGGCTGCCCAAGCGCAAACATCACGTAGTTAGTTGCGTCCACAATGTTATTGATAGAGCGTTGGCCAAGCGCCTCAAGACGCTGCACCAGCCACTTGGGCGACGCCTTCACCTTGATACCGGTCATCAGCGCAAGCGAAAAGCGTGGACACGCAGCGCTGTCAGCAATATTGATCTTGATCTTATCGGTCGAGACAAGTTCTGACTTCTCTGCCAGCGGATCGTGTGCGAGCGATACATCAAGTAGCGTCGCAAGCTCACGCGCAATACCCCGATGCGAAAGACAATCGCTCGAACGATTGGGCAACACGTCGACATCGATCACCGTTTCGCCTGCTCGCTCCT
Above is a window of Candidatus Nomurabacteria bacterium DNA encoding:
- a CDS encoding phenylalanine--tRNA ligase subunit beta, which codes for MEVVHSWLKDYLGDALPDPKQVEDLLTFHAFEIEGVEERAGETVIDVDVLPNRSSDCLSHRGIARELATLLDVSLAHDPLAEKSELVSTDKIKINIADSAACPRFSLALMTGIKVKASPKWLVQRLEALGQRSINNIVDATNYVMFALGQPMHAYDADKFPKQDGEWQFDVRFAKEGESVSLLGESGSSEDRIVELRGDELLIVDGSTDTPVGLAGIKGGRFAELTADSKNIILEAAHFNPTTIRKTARRLGILTDASKRFENEPARELPMYAQAEIIKLITDIAGGACEGVVDEYLEKYEPVSTEVRVEKVNALLGLTLSADEVKNIIARTGAAVEEKEAGVLVATAPWERTDLAIEADYIEEVGRIHGLTKVESIVPEAVPLAEVNQKQYFSDVLRMRLTESGYSEVITSSFLKKAKIQLQNALASDKSYVRNTLKKNITAVLDANHTHCDLLGVDAVRVFEIGTVFDKTETGVGEHVALTLGVRTKGNGYSPNDDKVLEEGMAVVSTVLGNELEWDIEKGVAELDLSAVLEKLTTPDAYDEFVKKPDAQYKRVSPYPAMSRDIALWVAGGDQHEMVEAELTAAAGPLLVRSDLFDTFEKDGRTSYAFRLVFQSTEKTLTDEEVNGYMDVVYKVAAEKGWEVR